The Chamaesiphon minutus PCC 6605 DNA window ATTTATTACCATCCTCATCGACAGTATTCATCAATAGCCCTAAGACATCCAGCGCATTTGCTGGATCGTTGCGATCGACTCTTTCTCTAATTACCTGCCGAATGTATTTGACAATTTTGCGGCGAGCCGCTTGCCCACGTCCATGAAGGGTGAGGGGTGTATCCCACTTAAAGAGGCCGTACAGACCTCCAGTTAAAGTAGTAAACCACTCGCTCACTTGCTGGATCTCTGCCGTTTTTTCGCTGCCTAAAAAAGTCTTCACCACGACAGCCAGCGTCAGCTCGCGTAATTCGGCATCGAGATCGATCGTCCCGCGTTCGCCCCAATCAGCTACCGCCGCCGTCACCACCGACTGTACCGTATCAAAGTAAGCAGCGATTCTCCCTTGGAGAGGCTTCGCCAACGCCTGTTGATGAAATACTGGCAAAATCATCTTTCGACTGGTACGATGCTGTTCTCCATCTTGAAGTAACACTGCATCGGTACTGACGATCGGGGCGAGATATTGATTGCCCAATCGAGATGATAACCTGTCGGCTTGCTCCTTTAACACTAGGCGATTAGCGTCTGGGCCGACTAGACAGGCAGCTTTTCCGAATCCTAATGCGGCTGTTTTAAACACATTGCCGTGCTGCTGGTGCTGCTGCCAATAAAATAGCTCTTGCTTGCTGATGATGTTGATGATTTCACCAAAAATCGGCAATCCAAAGCTACCCGGCATCATTTCAGCAGACTTGAGTCGATCGGTCATAGCCACAAGTTTTTTCTAGGTGGACATCCAGGGTAGAGCTTTTATACTAACCAAGATTGCCCCCCGAATGCCAATCGAGAGATCGGCTAATGTCATGAATCGATCGATCCAAATGTAGCTATTAACTTTTTCTGCATACTAAACGCTTTGCGGACTGGCAAAATTTCCGCAATGGTAGGGGTTACTGTCCAATCATAATTTTGCAGCAAAGTAGAGAGAATTATCTTCATCTCCATATTGGCAAAGTCCATGCCGATGCAACTATGGGCACCGCCACCAAAACCGATGAGAGAGTAAGGGTATTTCTTATCTTCCTGACGCGGGGGCGCAAATCTGTCTGGATCGAATGACTCTGGATCTTTATAAATTTCTGGCATTCGATGAGTCATGCTGGGAAAAATCACAACATACCATCCAGCCGGAATAATATATCCCGCATATTCGATATCTTCGACTACCGCGCGACTCAGCGCGTGAACTGGTGGATAGAGACGTTCGCCTTCTTTGAGGACATTACTCAGTTGAGGGAGTTGGCGGAGATGTTGGAGTTTTAATGGCTCGTTACCCGCCACTTGTTGCAGTTCGGCGCGTAACTTTTTTCGCCATTTGGGACGATTGCCCAGTTCAAACATCAACCAACTCATCAGGCTCGATGTGGTTTCATGGGCGGCAAATAAGAATCCGATCGCTTGATTGATAATTTGGTTTTCGGTAAACTTATTCCCATCTTCATCGACGATACTCATCAAAAAGCCGATGACATCTTTGGATTTCTCTAAATCTCCCAGCTCGATTCTATCTTTAATAATCTGCCGAATATAGTCAGCAATTTTGCGCCGCGCCGCTTGTCCGCGTCCGTAAAAAGTCAGGGGATTATCCCACTTCACCATGCCATTGAGACTATTTACCAGCGTGACATACCACTGGGATACTCGATCGATTTCTTCCGTTTTTTCGCTCCCCAAAAAAGTCCTGACAGCGATCGCTAGTGTTAGTTTTCGCATCTCTTTTTCTAGGCTAATCGTGCCCAGCTTGCCCCAATTTGCCACTGTTTCGGTGACAACCGCCTGAATCGTGTCAAAGTAAGAGGCGATCGCTTGATGATGGAACATCGGCAAAATTAGCTTCCGACTGGCGCGATGCTCTGCACCATCTTGCAACCTGAGTTCGATGAGGCTATGCCTCATCGAACTCAGATGTGACAACATGTTCAGCTTAATAGCAAATTTTATGTAAATTTTGGCACGATAAAACCCATCATTAAGATGATTAATGATTGAAAATATTGAGTTAAGTTAATAAATAAATAATCGGCTAAATAGGAACAATACTAAAGAAGTTTTGAGCAGGCTCATCTAGCTTCAAACTCGGCTTTTTAGGTTGATGAGTATAAGCAATTAATGCTGTAATCAGATTTAGCATGAAATTATGCAAGCTCCGATGGCGAGAATGGACTAAATAACAAATATTTTTTAACTGGTCATTTACCGTTTCAATCAGCGAGCGTTTCCGAAGTGATATTTTGTCATCCATCAAGATGAGCTTGTTTTTCATATTAGATTTTAGTGGCGTAATTAGCTGCAATCCTTTATTTAATAATTCTTCAAATAGTTCTTTCTTAATATATCCTTTGTCTCCAAATATTTTTCCTGATATTCCCTGTGTCATTGATGGCAAATGTGTGCGGTCATCGACATTGCCAGGTGTGATTTTGCAGCTTAATATCTCTCCGCAATCATTAATAATTAAATGAAGCTTGAATCCAAAGTACCATCCCATAGAACTCTTACTCAGCTTGGCAGTTTCTTTGAAAACCTTATTTCTTTTAATTCTTTTTGGGTGACAAACTGGAATAGCCGTGCTATCCACGAAACTAATTCCAGTCACCTTACCTTGACGAGAGTTGAGATAATAAAGGCAAGCTATTAAAACATTTGGCATCAACTCCACCATTCTATTGTAACTAACCAATTTTGGAAAATAATCAGTTAAGTTTTGACAAACATTTTTGAGGTAATAATCCTTAAATGTTCGATAGCTTGACTGATGGAAATGAATAGAAATAGTCATGACCTCGCTCAGTGATAGGCCGCAGCGTTTTGGTAAGCTATTACCGTTGGCAGGGAAAGATATTGATGAAAAAGTTGCCAGCCAATCTTGGCAGAAATCATCTATTTCACAAAATAGTTCGGTTAAGTCCATCATCTAAGTGTGGTTTTCTAATATATATATTAATTTAACCAGAATCAGAGATTATACATAAGGGTTGCAATGCTATTTGTACTTTTATTTGCCGACCGCTCCTCAGAACTTTTAATAACTTATTAATTGTTAATTATTTGTAATTATCGATCGACGTTTTACTTCCAAGTCATTATCAATAATCAAAGCTTATTGATAATGACTTGGAAATATCTCATTTTAATAATTGATGTTTATGACTCAAGCACAGTCAGAGACTTGATTTGATGATGAGGCACAGCCTCATCGAACTCAGGTTTGCAGCAACACCAAATCTTTACTCACGATCGGTTCTAGCGATCGATTCCCCAATCGCGATGATAACTTGTCAGCGGCATCTTTTAACATCAATTGATTAGCCTCTGGCCCAATCAGACAAGCACATTTACCAAAGCCGAGCGCGGCTGGGAATGATATTTTGAAAATATTGCCGTACTCTTGATACTGCTGCCAATAAAATAGCTCGTGGTTGACGAGGGCACCGATCGTGTGTCCGATGAACGGCAATCCAAAGCTCCCAGGCATCATGTCAGCGGACTTAAGTTTATCCGTCATAACAACAATTTATTCCAAATTGTGACATAATTATTTTATGAGTAAGTCCTCATCTTTGTCAAGTGATCGAACTCTTCGTCGCCAACCCCAGCAACAACGCGGGAAACAGCGCGTAGAGAAGATTCTCCTTGCCGCTGCGGAAGTTTTCGCCGAGGCAGGATTTGCAGCAGCCACGATCCAACAAATCGCCGATCGAGCCAATACTGCTGTCGGTTCGATTTACCAATTTTTCCCAGATAAATTAGCGATTTTCCAAGCTCTGCTTTCAGAGCACATGCAGCAGCAAGAAATCTTGGAGACAAATTTTTTTGCTGCCGATCTGAATCGCCCACTTATGCAACTGATCGGCGAATATATCGATACCCTAGCTTGCTACTTTGAACGGCCTATTCCGCGCTGTATCGCCTTACAAGACTATTTACAGCCGATCGCTGGACTGTCTAATCTAGTTGAAGACATGCCAGAGCAACTATCGATATCATTGAAAAGACATGCCAATTTTTATCGACAACGCAACCCTAATTTGAGCGAAGCCAAAAGTGAATTACTTACGGAAGTTGCTCACAATATGTCAAATAGCTTGTTTCTGAGTGCGCTCAAGAGTGATGCAACACACCGCCAGGAAATTTATGCCGAAATCAAGGATGTGCTCTACGGCTATCTCAATCCGCACATCGGCGACCATTTACTCCCAGTGTCTAATCAATTGATGATATGCCCCGACTGTCAGAGCGATCGAGTGGCGAAGAACGGTCGCCAGCAAGGCAAACAACGTTATATATGTAGAGGATGTGGGCGGCAATTCCTCGATCGATACACGCCTAGAGGATATCCTCTAGACGTTAGACAGAGGTGCCTCGCTCTCCATGCGCAGGGAGTCGGCTTTCGGGAAATCGAGCGTCAGACGGGGGTAGATTGCAATACGGTGATTAATTGGGTGAAAAATCTTCAAGCACCTAGTGGGTAAAATAAGTTTAAACCTCTTCTAAGAGGATGTCTGAAAAGTCTAATTGCTTCGTTTGCAGTGGGTAAATCCCCCTGTCTTGTCGCACACAAACGGGAGGGAACCTCCCGTTCGATGCGCCGCTAAATCCCCCTTAAAAAGGGGGACTAAGAGTCTGGTTCCCCCCTTAAAAAGCTATCCATTACCCACAGATCGTGTAATATTTGCATTTCGAATATTACACGATCTGTCCCCAAGAACCAATAACTGACTAGAGTTGAGTTAGAATCGAGTTATAAATCATCAAAAAAGAGGTCAAAAATGGAAACTTGGGTAGCATGAGAGCTAAGATATCTGTCGATGAAAGATGTGCGGCTGAAGCAGAGATTAATTACTTTAGTAGAACAACTAAGTTGTAAACCAACTGAAAGTATCCCACTGGCTTGCGGAAACTGGGCAAAGACCAAAGCTGCATATCGATTTTGGGACAATAAAAAAGTGGATTTCAACGAAATTATTGCCGCTGGTCAATTAAGTACGCTAGACAGAATGAAAGATGAGGAAATCATCTTAGCTATTCAAGATCCAACGGATCTAGATTTTACACACCATCCACACACTCAAGGACTAGGACATCTAGAGGCAGCTTATTTACGCGGAATCAAGGTACATACAACACTAGCCGTCAGCGGTGAGGGCGTTCCCTTGGGTGTACTAGGACAAGAAATTTGGACTAGAGATCTTGAGACAATTGGTAAAAAGCACAAAAGAAAACAGAAAGAAACTAGTGAAAAAGAAAGTCAAAGATGGTTGACAGCCCAGCAACAAACAGTCATTAATACTCAGGGTAAACAGAAAATTATTACTGTAGCAGACCGAGCAGCAGACATTTTTGATTTATTCAGTCAAGCCAGTAATAACAATGGTGATTTTCTGATTCGTGCCTGTCATAATCGGAGAGTTGAGAGTGAGTTATCCTATCTAATTCCGACGATTGAGGCGGCACCGATTGCGGGTGAAATGAATGTGGAGATTAAGCGAAATTCTCATAGTGCCGCAAGAATTGCCAGACTCAATATTCAGTTCATGAGTATGACTATTTATCAACCAGCGAATCGGACAATTGCCCAGTCATTGCCACCAGTAACAGTCAATGTCATCTTAGCGACAGAGACTGATTTCCCGCCGTTTCTTGTGAGTGCATCTTAGAACCAGATGAATGGCAAGCTTTAGCTTGTCATCATCTAACCTGAGTTCGATGAGGCTGTGCCTCATCATCAAATCAAGTCTCTGACTGTGCTTGAGTCATAAACATCAATTATTAAAATGAGATATTTCCAAGTCATTATCAATAAGCTTTGATTATTGATAATGACTTGGAAGTAAAACGTCGATCGATAATTACAAATAATTAACAATTAATAAGTTATTAAAAGTTCTGAGGAGCGGTCGGCAAATAAAAGTACAAATAGCATTGCAACCCTTATGTATAATCTCTGATTCTGGTTAAATTAATATATATATTAGAAAACCACACTTAGATGATGGACTTAACCGAACTATTTTGTGAAATAGATGATTTCTGCCAAGATTGGCTAGCAACTTTTCATCAATATCTTTCCCTGCCAACGGTAATAGCTTACCAAAACGCTGCGGCCTATCACTGAGCGAGGTCATGACTATTTCTATTCATTTCCATCAGTCAAGCTATCGAACATTTAAGGATTATTACCTCAAAAATGTTTGTCAAAACTTAACTGATTATTTTCCAAAGTTGGTTAGTTACAATAGAATGGTGGAGTTGATGCCAAATGTTTTAATAGCTTGCCTTTATTATCTCAACTCTCGTCAAGGTAAGGTGACTGGAATTAGTTTCGTGGATAGCACGGCTATTCCAGTTTGTCACCCAAAAAGAATTAAAAGAAATAAGGTTTTCAAAGAAACTGCCAAGCTGAGTAAGAGTTCTATGGGATGGTACTTTGGATTCAAGCTTCATTTAATTATTAATGATTGCGGAGAGATATTAAGCTGCAAAATCACACCTGGCAATGTCGATGACCGCACACATTTGCCATCAATGACACAGGGAATATCAGGAAAAATATTTGGAGACAAAGGATATATTAAGAAAGAACTATTTGAAGAATTATTAAATAAAGGATTGCAGCTAATTACGCCACTAAAATCTAATATGAAAAACAAGCTCATCTTGATGGATGACAAAATATCACTTCGGAAACGCTCGCTGATTGAAACGGTAAATGACCAGTTAAAAAATATTTGTTATTTAGTCCATTCTCGCCATCGGAGCTTGCATAATTTCATGCTAAATCTGATTACAGCATTAATTGCTTATACTCATCAACCTAAAAAGCCGAGTTTGAAGCTAGATGAGCCTGCTCAAAACTTCTTTAGTATTGTTCCTATTTAGCCGATTATTTATTTATTAACTTAACTCAATATTTTCAATCATTAATCATCTTAATGATGGGTTTTATCGTGCCAAAATTTACATAAAATTTGCTATTAAGCTGAACATGTTGTCACATCTGAGTTCGATGAGGCATAGCCTCATCGAACTCAGGTATCTAGGTTCTCCTGTGCCACTAGCACAGCCACCATCATTGGGGGAAGCCGTTTTGTGGATTGCTCAACTGGGTGGTTTTTTAGCCCGTGCTGGTGATGGTGTACCTGGTGTTAAGACAATTTGGCGTGGATTCTCTCGGTTGACAGATTTAGTCAAGATGTGGAGATTACTCAATGCAGCTCTGCATCCCATCTAGAACTTCTCGATTTACGGGACAGATCGTGTATTTTTTGCAGTGCAAAAAATACACGATCTGTGGGTAATGGATAGCTTATAAAAGGGAGGAGAAGATTCTAGAGATTTATGCGAACTACTTTTACTTTCTAACTGTTTCTCTTTGTGAGAATGCTATGGTAACGAGTTATGGATGATTGTAGTGCTGGATTTATTTTTGCTAGAAGAACCCGGATCTGTGGGGAGAAAATCTGCGGGTTCAGTTTTTGACGTTGCTGAATTAAGGCATGAAAACATCGGTGGGGCAATTCATAAATTGTCCCTACCGATGAGAAAGAATTCTCTGTTCGCCTGTCGCTCCCAGCCGCCCCGCCCCCGAACCAATTCTATTAAAACTTCACCCGCGTCGGTTCTACCTCTTTAACGACTCGATCGAGCGGTTGTTTGCGCTGTTTTCCGGAAAACACATTGACCTGGTAGACCAGGGCATTTGTAATATCTAGGGCGGTCATCCAGCCGCTTTTGCGGTGATAGGCACCAGTTTCGATATTTAGCCAGCCGGGACCTTGAGCGACTTCTCCAGGTCGGACACCGGGGAGCGTGAAGGTAATTGTGTGTCCGGTAATGATGGTTTTGTCGGGAAAATAGGGAAATTGATTGCTCAAAAACTTTTCTCTAATCCAGCAAAATTGCTCGTTATTTTGCTTATCGAGCGATCGAAATGGATCGACTCCCGCATGGACTAGAAATACATTGCCTAAATCGAGATAAGAGGGCAGACTGGCAAACCATTTCATGTCGTCTGCTGGAATCCCACCATCGCCATAGCTTTCCAATGTGGTGTCGCCGCCAGATGGTAACCAATGGCGTAGTGACATTTCATCGATTTTGCCATGATTGAGTGATGTCAATAACATCACTTCATGATTGCCCATCAGGCAGGGATAGTTGCGCTCCCGAATCCACTTGACTACCTGCGCGCTTTTGGGGCCACGATCGATGACATCGCCCAAAAAATACACCCGATCTTCTGGCGCGATCTTACAAAAATTAATCAGTTGCAGCATCCCATCGTAATGACCGTGGACGTCACCGATGGCAAACTGTCGGGGTTTAATGCTATTCTTCGATTGAAAAAAGTTAAACATAGAATAGTTAGTACTGGATGATATCGATCGGTTATTAACCGATCCCTCAGCCGTAG harbors:
- a CDS encoding cytochrome P450, whose product is MTDRLKSAEMMPGSFGLPIFGEIINIISKQELFYWQQHQQHGNVFKTAALGFGKAACLVGPDANRLVLKEQADRLSSRLGNQYLAPIVSTDAVLLQDGEQHRTSRKMILPVFHQQALAKPLQGRIAAYFDTVQSVVTAAVADWGERGTIDLDAELRELTLAVVVKTFLGSEKTAEIQQVSEWFTTLTGGLYGLFKWDTPLTLHGRGQAARRKIVKYIRQVIRERVDRNDPANALDVLGLLMNTVDEDGNKFTETQIVNQAILFLFAGHETTSSLMDWVLFELGNRPEWRQKLRAEHQQVVGNEPIAMSHLRQLPQMSNVLKEGERLYPPLFLISRMAIADIEYAGYLIPAGWYILIFPLLTHRLPEIYQDPDLFDPDRFAPPREEDKKQPYSLIGFGGGVHSCIGADFAQMEMKIILSTLLQKYDWTVTPTTAEISPVRQPFMKQKKLTATFVSIEPIQS
- a CDS encoding cytochrome P450 is translated as MRHSLIELRLQDGAEHRASRKLILPMFHHQAIASYFDTIQAVVTETVANWGKLGTISLEKEMRKLTLAIAVRTFLGSEKTEEIDRVSQWYVTLVNSLNGMVKWDNPLTFYGRGQAARRKIADYIRQIIKDRIELGDLEKSKDVIGFLMSIVDEDGNKFTENQIINQAIGFLFAAHETTSSLMSWLMFELGNRPKWRKKLRAELQQVAGNEPLKLQHLRQLPQLSNVLKEGERLYPPVHALSRAVVEDIEYAGYIIPAGWYVVIFPSMTHRMPEIYKDPESFDPDRFAPPRQEDKKYPYSLIGFGGGAHSCIGMDFANMEMKIILSTLLQNYDWTVTPTIAEILPVRKAFSMQKKLIATFGSIDS
- a CDS encoding IS982 family transposase encodes the protein MDLTELFCEIDDFCQDWLATFSSISFPANGNSLPKRCGLSLSEVMTISIHFHQSSYRTFKDYYLKNVCQNLTDYFPKLVSYNRMVELMPNVLIACLYYLNSRQGKVTGISFVDSTAIPVCHPKRIKRNKVFKETAKLSKSSMGWYFGFKLHLIINDCGEILSCKITPGNVDDRTHLPSMTQGISGKIFGDKGYIKKELFEELLNKGLQLITPLKSNMKNKLILMDDKISLRKRSLIETVNDQLKNICYLVHSRHRSLHNFMLNLITALIAYTHQPKKPSLKLDEPAQNFFSIVPI
- a CDS encoding TetR family transcriptional regulator; its protein translation is MSSDRTLRRQPQQQRGKQRVEKILLAAAEVFAEAGFAAATIQQIADRANTAVGSIYQFFPDKLAIFQALLSEHMQQQEILETNFFAADLNRPLMQLIGEYIDTLACYFERPIPRCIALQDYLQPIAGLSNLVEDMPEQLSISLKRHANFYRQRNPNLSEAKSELLTEVAHNMSNSLFLSALKSDATHRQEIYAEIKDVLYGYLNPHIGDHLLPVSNQLMICPDCQSDRVAKNGRQQGKQRYICRGCGRQFLDRYTPRGYPLDVRQRCLALHAQGVGFREIERQTGVDCNTVINWVKNLQAPSG
- a CDS encoding IS4 family transposase gives rise to the protein MSMKDVRLKQRLITLVEQLSCKPTESIPLACGNWAKTKAAYRFWDNKKVDFNEIIAAGQLSTLDRMKDEEIILAIQDPTDLDFTHHPHTQGLGHLEAAYLRGIKVHTTLAVSGEGVPLGVLGQEIWTRDLETIGKKHKRKQKETSEKESQRWLTAQQQTVINTQGKQKIITVADRAADIFDLFSQASNNNGDFLIRACHNRRVESELSYLIPTIEAAPIAGEMNVEIKRNSHSAARIARLNIQFMSMTIYQPANRTIAQSLPPVTVNVILATETDFPPFLVSAS
- a CDS encoding metallophosphoesterase family protein codes for the protein MFNFFQSKNSIKPRQFAIGDVHGHYDGMLQLINFCKIAPEDRVYFLGDVIDRGPKSAQVVKWIRERNYPCLMGNHEVMLLTSLNHGKIDEMSLRHWLPSGGDTTLESYGDGGIPADDMKWFASLPSYLDLGNVFLVHAGVDPFRSLDKQNNEQFCWIREKFLSNQFPYFPDKTIITGHTITFTLPGVRPGEVAQGPGWLNIETGAYHRKSGWMTALDITNALVYQVNVFSGKQRKQPLDRVVKEVEPTRVKF